In Labrus bergylta chromosome 5, fLabBer1.1, whole genome shotgun sequence, the genomic window ACATATGTCACCCAATGAGCCAGGGAGTTTAAAGGGCCATGGCACCTTCCCCCAATCTTCACAATACACAGTGACGTATCTCCTCAGCTGgtagtgagtgagtgtgagaacCTCCACAAAcaaagactgtgtgtttgtgtgtgtttgggcaaGAGCCATTGTGTCATCAAGCCTTACTTCTAAGCATGTGCTGGTACTGAGGTTTCCATCGAGGCGGAGGCGATGGTGCAACAGCTTGACCTTCAGCCTTTTGTGTGCGTGATCTGAATGGGCGAATATGGGAATAAGAGGGGGCATTTAgaagtttcattaaaaaaaaaaaaaaaaaaaaaactgagtcagctgttttttcatcctttgtttttctaagcaatgaaatgaaaaattaatcTAGATGGACAGGGTCAGAAAAAGACTTTGACTCATTGCTTAAAGAAAACTATTTTGAAATAGAATCCCACTGAACTCATATGAGATTAAAGCTGAAAAACTAGTACACCAAACTGTGAAGCAGATCAAGCAGAGAAACATTTATGAAAATCAGGTTTAGTTTGATCCTTTGTGGTGGTGGAGGTCAATTTTCATTGTGTGAGTTTCTCTTCTCTCGAACCTGCATTGTTTCAAAAAGGGATTCCCCTGAGATTAGTAACCTTGGCACTGTCAGCTTTATTGATTGATTCTCCAGTGATGACAAATTGGCTTTTCACCAGCAGTGCAACTGTAAAGACggatgaagtgtgtgtttgtgtgtgtgtgtgtgtgtgtgtgtgtgtgtgtgtgtgtgtgtgtgtgtgtgtgtgtgtgtgtgtgtgtgtgtgggacggGTGGGGGTCAGGGGAGAAagcgagaaaaaaaagagagccaGAGGAGAAAAATTAGATAGTGCATTcttattctgtctttttaaaccTTAATAGAGTCTGAAGACACAATGCATAACTTAGCCTTCTTTAAATCCATATGTGGTTTTCAGATTTTACTCATTTTACCTTCAGGCCTGTTATGTTTTCAGCTCAGCGGTTTCCTCCTGTGGCCTTCTCATTGAAACAGAGCTCcccatcctctccctctttactctctctctcctctctgactgagtgGACACTcatccttcttctcctcctcctcctcctcctcctcctcctcctcggctcCACACCTCTGCCATCAGCAGCTGCACCAAAGCTCTGTGTGATGTGGAGGGAGATGCTTGCATACTAATGGAGCAGAACAGGACATCTCACAGGCAGGCCAGCGCAGTAAGGACATGGAGAAAACATCAGCCAGGAGTACTTAGCTTTCAGGCCCTGCATCATAGCTCTGGTTTGAAAGTTGTATTTCAAATCTGATAGCTTTGGTGAAAAAACTTAGAGAAAACTCTTATTACAAAGGTGCCGTATCCTGTAGTCACCTTCTTGGACATTAAGCATTGCCTTTAGCTTCCTGATGCCACTAATAGCTGTCTTCCTgtggttatgaaacaaacatgCCAGTGGCATagctgttgctatggtgacgGCATGTCTGCGAGCCTGTTGAGGGGCTGCTGATTCAGAAACACTGCTTACATTTTGCACCCGATGAAAAGGGCCTGAGGACTAAAAGGGGGAGCAAAGCACAGAGTCctataaaaaaagatgcaatCTGCTCTCAAGTGAGGTTCCTCCTGGCTGCACCAGTGGCACATGCTGAGGTGTTTATTAGCAGTGTTACATGTGAATTCTGAGAAAGTTTGAAACTAAATTTAGTTAAAGACAAGTTCTTGAAACCTACCAAAGAGATTTGATTTAAGGCCCTGCAAAACAGAGAATCTTTTTTGGCTTCTTcgactgaaaacaaacactgccGCCTGCACACAAAGACCAAGAGTTCACAGATTTAAAGAGAAATGCTCTCTGCATTTAACTGCAGGACCGTGTTTCTCTGTTTAAGTTTATTGCTCCCTGTGTTTTCCCAGAGATCCTGgcatataaatacatttatgagGCCACAGTATCAAGCAGACTGAGCTCATTATGTCCCACAATACCATCTCGCCGTCTCACTTTGATCCTCCAGGCCTGTGATGCTCTGAGGATAAATGCAAACTTAGCTAAAATAACAGATACTGTAGATgtatggttgtgtgtgtgtgtgtgtgtgttctgtgtatgtgtgtgtgtgtgcatggattAAAAACCTCATAAGGATTGGGTGGGTAAAGACAGTAAATCCCTCCTGCTGGAGGCGTCAGATCAGACAGTCAACTGGATAATGCCGAGCTGTTGAGggatttttctgtttccttccaGTGCtttgtgtatgcatgcatgtcaAATACGAGTgggaaaacaaactgtgtgtgttttgtggcaGTTTGGAGATGGATGCATTGCAGATATACATATGTATATGCATGCATTTTTAATGTGAATCCTGCAGTGTAATTGCCCTTCATAGCTCTGGCCAAGAGATTAGCGGTAGAGTTTCAGGATACAGTTGCTGGTGCCTGGTGCACAACTGGTCAGATAGTGCTTTGATAGTGAGAGAATTAATCACAATGTGTGTCACATCCCAGAGAACAACATTGTTATTTCAACAAAGTGACTCCGTACAGCATCATCTCAGTCCCTCTTCAGTATGATCCTGTAGGAATACACTTCTTCTCTGGTGTAATTACTGTCTTGTATGGAGAGAAGAGTCATTGCAAGACTACCATAGACTTCgatcaaaatagaaaaaaactgaacagaatATAAATCCTATTTGTATCCTGGtgagggaaaaaacaaacaaacacaaacaatatgaTTTGCATAGTAGCAAACTTGGAAGTGTTTGATGAGTTGTAAAAGATTGTGAACATCAACAGTCATCATGTGTAGCCAAACATAGGGCTAAGTAATTCGATAAAACTATAATTTGTGTAATATTTGCCCTTATAATGAAAGTCAGctttagttttatttgatcTAAATAAGAAAGTCATTCTTGTATGAAGGTTCTTCGtaccttttctttggatttttatttatttttattttatttcatgttgtatgtattcttgtatgtttaaataattctatataaaaatgtgccaggatgaacaaaatatgtgatgaaatatgacaacttgtaatgtagtaaaacagcctgcaataaagtatttttaaaaaagtgtgaagGTTATGCCACTTATTCGATAGATGCTTTGAGGAAAATGTTGGTGATAGAGCTGTGAAGTTTAGTTTGTTGTATGCCATCAAATGAAAGCTATTATCTTCAAAATGTCAACAATTTCTGGCTTAAGTACTTAATCCAGGGAAGCAGAGCAGGATACTTTATTTATACCCTAGACTATCAGGAGTCAGGTAATATGGGTATGTGTAAAGTGAGGGATCTCATATCCGGCCAGCATAGCTTGGCTTTAAGGTATCCTATAGTATGATGCTTCACTCCAACCATCAGTAGAGCTGCTCTGTGCCAAACAATAGGTACCTGAAGTATGCTTGTGTCTGTAAGTATGGATTAGTGTTCTGTATTAATAATGAAGTGGGCCATCAGTGAAAAAGAACATATGTGCTCAGCAGAGCCTTCTTGGGTCACTAAGGTCAACACGTACGCACAGTGAGAGGTAGGTGGGAACGGATGCAGATCCCCACAGTGCTGCCAGTCTGCCAGAAACTTAGTGCCAGGTGTCTGAGTTTTATGGCCTCAGTATGAAATCAGTGATTACTCTGCCTGCCTCTTCCTATTTGATACCTGAGCatggagaaagacagagacagacggaTATGAATACATAAATGTCTATAAATCAAAGTGTATTAACGGGCAGGgagcttcatttaaaataaatttggCTGTATCGTTGAAGAAACTAAATGATGGACAATTAAAAGCAGAAAGAGTTGCCACGTGATTAGCAGTTATCATAGCACAGTGTAGATACTAAGCTACGGCCCTGAGGAACTGATGCAGGGCCGTTGCCAAACTTTAGTCACACTGAAGAAATCAATTAGATCAGCCTGAGTGTGACCAAGTCATTGAAGGCCCTGTAGCCACCTTTTATCACGCATCAAATGTGTCTTCACTCCGAGGGAAACAAACATGGACAAGCTGTGATGCTTTATCTTTCTACTGCATGTCGAAGCTGCTTCGACCATGCAGTGAGTGACACACTTCTGACATACTTCATATATATCACATTTTCAGATGAATCTGTTGATGCCATTTTTGCCACACCATAGTGTTGCACTCTATAGTGTAGAGTTgcattggttaaaaaaaaaaaaaatgtcaacacattGCAGGACATGAACTGACAGAACcgaaaagggaaagaaaacaatctgtatGTTAATATAAGAGAAACTTGTCGGTTttcatgtaaaacaaaataatctctCCCTGttgtgtgaacacacacacacacacacacacacacacacacacacacgcactctctctcttacataaacacacacacccaaattAATGCAAAGCCTCAGTTTATTTGTGAGGATAAATCTGAGTTTCTCTGACTGAGTCACACTACAAGCTGACACTGTGGTGCTTAGTTTTATTGAGTGAGAGAAAGCCACGAGTATCTTTTTCTGTCCCCCTTGACAAATTAAACTAACACAGAAACTGCctatttttttggttgttgaaTAATTACCACTTTTGCCAAATctctcatacatacatacatacagtcaataactgacacacacacaaatgattgAGTCAGCAGATAAAGTTGTctattttttgtaaaataacatcACAAATGACAGTGAAGGCATAAAATAGTGCAATTCATATGGGTATGAAGTCTGTCTGAGCACTCCAGTCTATCTCTGCTTGTCTTATATCAGTCATGGAATTCTCCCATCACAGTACATCCTCAACACTTGCCCTTAAAATGTGTACAACTGTTATCCACTGGCCTGTATCATGAGTAGTAAGTGATTAACAGTGAAGAGCACATACTCCATGATTATTAAACCTGTTGTGTAATGGGCTCACAGCCAGAGCTGCCGGCTGTGCCCACCCCACACTTGCTCAAGAGGATCACTGATACCAAGCTGATATGCAGATAATCTACCCGGGGCATAGAGAAATACATGTTGGTAATCTCTAAAGAGACAGCCAGCAACACATCAGGGAGGCAGTGCTTAAATCAAACTATTCATGATACTGATAAATACAGAGCGTATTTCACCAAAACTTTACATCGTTCTCATAACGCTAATATGGGGAGTTATACATTTCAGGCCATTGTTGAGACTAGTTTCTATCCATCATGTAAAGAAACAGAACCTCTAATTTTCATTTGTGGAACAATAAAAAGTCTAACCCTGACCCTAGTCTTAAGTTGTCGTTTAGCATGTATGGTCTCAATGTCATTCATagctgtcttctttttttaatttatcaatTCACAAATCGTGGCTGGCTGTGTAAGAGATCATTAATTGGTTGTAAATAATGTTGACATGATTGCAGgataaaaagtacatttgaaaGATTCATTCTGCCCCGTCCGACACATCAAATTACTCCCTATAATATATGTGGTATAGCACTGTGGAAAACGGCCACTCACCTCATTTATTACCCCCTACAAAGAAACCAAATATGACGCTGTGACTGTCTAGCATCATTTTTTGCAGTTTAATTTCCTTGCTGTTATGTGTTTGACTAACTGTTGGCATGCAGATTATAAAAAATCCCTCATATTCAAATCGCAGGCTTTAACATTTctggggtttttttgtgtgttttttaggcTTAACAAGTGACGTTTGGACCAGATGATCCGCTGCCCTGACTTTAGCAAATAACTTTCTCCTGGATAAGAGATCACCGCTTTGGAGAGTGCCTACAGCATCTTGTAAGCAGTAAAGAAGACTAATGCTCATGAACCTTACCTGCAAGCCTTTTCCCAGAACCCTGCCTCTTGTCTAGGCTTTGTCTGAGCAGAGAGAGCAACATGGCAGTGAGCTCAAAGCCCTGGCCTCCTCTGCTATGGCTGTGCATGGGATTGATTCTTTCCTCTTTGTCGCCTATACTCAGCAAAGAATGTCCCCATTTGTGTGTCTGCGAGGTCCGCCCTTGGTTCACACCCCAGTCCACCTACAAGGAGGCAACCACAGTGGATTGCAATGACTTGAGGCTAACTCGCATCCCTACGAATCTGTCAACTGATACGCAGGTGTTACTGCTCCAAAGTAATGCCATTTCTTACACCAGCGGAGAACTGGAGGCGCTGTTCAACCTGACAGAGCTGGATGTATCCCAGAACAACTTCAGCACGGTGGAAGCTGTAGGCCTCACAGGCATGAAGCACCTGACCACCCTGCATCTAGAAGAGAACCATATCAGCCAGCTGCCAGACCACTGCCTTGGAAACCTCTCCAGTCTCCAGGAACTCTACATCAACCACAACCAGATAAGTTCCATCTCGCCTAGAGCATTTGCAGGCCTGCACAACCTGCTGCGCCTTCATCTTAACTCCAACAAGCTCCATGTCATAGACAGCCGTTGGTTTGAAGAAACACCCAACCTAGAGATCCTGATGATTGGGGAAAACCCAGTTATCGGCCTTCTAGACATGAACTTTAAGCCGCTTGGAAGCCTCAGGAGTCTTGTTCTGGCTGGAATGGACCTCACTGTTGTTCCAGCAAATGCATTTGTTGGTTTGGATACCCTTGAAAGCATTTCTTTCTATGACAACAAACTGGTCAGAATCCCTCAACTGGCTCTTCAGAAAGTTCCAAATCTGAAATTCTTGGATTTAAACAAAAATCCAGTCAACAAAATCCAGGAGGGAGATTTCAGGAACATGTTACGTCTCAAGGAGCTGGGTATCAATAACATGATGGAGTTAGTTTCGATTGACCGCTATGCTATGGACAACCTACCAGAACTGACTAAGCTGGAGGCAACAAACAATCCTAAGCTGTCATATGTGCATAAATTGGCCTTCAGGGACATGCCCTCATTGGAGAGCCTGATGCTCAACAATAATGCCCTCACTGCCCTTTACCAGCACACAGTGGAAGTGCTACCTAATTTGCGAGAGATCAGTCTACATAGCAATCCATTGCGCTGTGACTGTGTAATTCAGTGGATGAGTTCCAACAGGACCACAGTACGCTTCATGGAGCCTCTGGCCATGTTGTGCAGCTCTCCACCAGAACTCAGAGGCCAGCACGTTCGAGGGCTAAAGCTGCTGGATTCCCCTGAGCAATGCCTCCCCCTAATATCCCACAATACCTTCCCAAGCCACTTGAACCTCGAGCTGGGCATGAGCATCAGTCTCGACTGCAGGGCCATGTCTGAGCCCGAGCCGGAGATCTACTGGGTGACCCCTCTTGGGTCCAAAATCACAGTCGACACTGTGTCAGAGCGGCATCACTTGAGCAGTGAGGGAACCCTTTGGCTGTCCCACGTTCAGGTGGAGGATTCTGGTCGTTACACCTGCGTGGCGCAGAACACGGAAGGAGCGGACACCCGAGTTGTCACTGTCCGCGTAAATGGAACCCTTCTTGACAGTGCCCAGGTGATGAAGATCTATGTCAAGCAGACTGAGTCGCACTCCATCCTGGTCTCCTGGAAAGTCAACTCTAATGTCTTGTCTTCTGACCTGAAATGGGCTTCAGCCACCATGAAGATTGACAACCCACACATCACCTACACAGCTCGTGTGCCTGTAGACGTTCATGAGTACAACCTAACACACCTTCAACCTGCTACTGAGTATGAGGTGTGCCTCACGGTCTCCAACGtacacctgcagacacacaagtCTTGTGTTAACGTCACAACACGTAGCACTACATTTGCCTTGGACCTCTCTGACCAGCATCCAAGTGTAGCTGTGCTAGCTGTCATGGCAACCATGCTAGCCTTTCTCAGTCTGGGCACTGTGGGTGTCTACATGGCCCGTAGGTGGAAGAGAAAAAACTACCACCACTCTCTAAAGAAATACATGCTGAAGACTTCCTCCATCCCTCTGAATGAGCTTTACCCTCCTCTCATCAACCTGTGGGAGGCTGAAAGTGAGAAGGACAAAGACGCCGGCACAGAGGGAAAACCCTCTCCTGTTGATACAACACGTAGTTATTACATGTGGTGATGATTGAATAAGGAGGCCTTGCTGCCTCTCCAGCAGcacaaaaagacacactttTGCCATTTTGGTGCAAAAGTCAAGTAAAATTGCAAAGTTTTTTTGTATTCTCAGCTTTGCTACAGAGGCAGAGTGATCAAGGACATGATTTTTATTAGTATAGCGTATCGCATTTATTTGATTCTTTCTATCTCTTTAATGGTTTTGAACTCTTGAAGATAGCAG contains:
- the LOC109992484 gene encoding leucine-rich repeat neuronal protein 1-like, yielding MAVSSKPWPPLLWLCMGLILSSLSPILSKECPHLCVCEVRPWFTPQSTYKEATTVDCNDLRLTRIPTNLSTDTQVLLLQSNAISYTSGELEALFNLTELDVSQNNFSTVEAVGLTGMKHLTTLHLEENHISQLPDHCLGNLSSLQELYINHNQISSISPRAFAGLHNLLRLHLNSNKLHVIDSRWFEETPNLEILMIGENPVIGLLDMNFKPLGSLRSLVLAGMDLTVVPANAFVGLDTLESISFYDNKLVRIPQLALQKVPNLKFLDLNKNPVNKIQEGDFRNMLRLKELGINNMMELVSIDRYAMDNLPELTKLEATNNPKLSYVHKLAFRDMPSLESLMLNNNALTALYQHTVEVLPNLREISLHSNPLRCDCVIQWMSSNRTTVRFMEPLAMLCSSPPELRGQHVRGLKLLDSPEQCLPLISHNTFPSHLNLELGMSISLDCRAMSEPEPEIYWVTPLGSKITVDTVSERHHLSSEGTLWLSHVQVEDSGRYTCVAQNTEGADTRVVTVRVNGTLLDSAQVMKIYVKQTESHSILVSWKVNSNVLSSDLKWASATMKIDNPHITYTARVPVDVHEYNLTHLQPATEYEVCLTVSNVHLQTHKSCVNVTTRSTTFALDLSDQHPSVAVLAVMATMLAFLSLGTVGVYMARRWKRKNYHHSLKKYMLKTSSIPLNELYPPLINLWEAESEKDKDAGTEGKPSPVDTTRSYYMW